From Coffea arabica cultivar ET-39 chromosome 10e, Coffea Arabica ET-39 HiFi, whole genome shotgun sequence, one genomic window encodes:
- the LOC113712814 gene encoding multiple C2 domain and transmembrane region protein 6-like, whose amino-acid sequence MAKLVVEVLDASDLMPKDGQGSANPFVEVDFEGHKQKTQPKVKDLNPVWNENLVFNIQNPGDLTDKTIDVFVYNDNKQGHHKNFLGKVRISGVSVPFSESEAVVQRYPLDKRGLFSNIKGDIALRIYAVLGAYSGNSNSNGQVFEPEPEVLFQQQQPPPQPVNVNFQESKETPLQEINPNKPGEEFKEFSDVKKKKKKEKEVRTFYSVGTGGGGGGGGGPPPPPVKPAVVEPRGDFAKAGGPAVMHMQVPGQTPDFGLVETRPPVAARMGYWGRDKTASTYDMVEQMQFLYVNVVKAKDLPVMDITGSLDPYVEVKVGNYRGVTRHLEKNQYPVWNRIFAFSKERLQSSTLEVIVKDKDIVKDDFVGKVEFDIIDVPVRVPPDSPLAPQWYKLADKKGNKTTLPGEIMLAVWIGTQADEAFPEAWHSDAHSVSQQMLANTRSKVYFSPRLYYLRIHVIEAQDLVPAEKGRAPVSSVRIQVGHQARSTRPAQQGTYSPVWNEELMFVVAEPFDESIIVSVDDKGELIGRLLIPVRGLPQRREVPKLPDARWYNLLKPSLAEREEGEKKREIKFSSKIHLRICLDAGYHVLDESTHFSSDLQPSSKHLRKPSIGILELGILSAKNLLPMKSKDGGTTDAYCVAKYGNKWVRTRTLLDTLAPRWNEQYTWEVHDPCTVITIGVFDNSHINGSREDARDQRIGKVRIRLSTLEANRIYTHYYPLLVLLPSGLKKHGELHLAVRFTCTAWGNMVTQYAKPLLPKMHYVQPISVRHIDWLRHQAMQIVALRLSRAEPPLRREIVEYMLDVDLHMFSMRRSKANFHRIMSLLSGISAVCRWFDGICHWRNPLTTILVHVLFLILVCYPELILPTIFLYLFVIGLWNYRFRPRHPPHMDARLSRAEFTHPDELDEEFDTFPTSRPTDVVRMRYDRLRSVAGRVQSVIGDLATQGERALSILSWRDPRATAIVIILALFSAVFLYVTPFQVVAVLIGLFWLRHPRFRSKLPSVPVNFFKRLPAKSDMLL is encoded by the coding sequence ATGGCAAAACTTGTAGTAGAAGTTCTTGACGCCAGCGATCTCATGCCTAAAGATGGGCAAGGCTCAGCAAACCCTTTTGTAGAGGTAGACTTTGAAGGCCATAAACAGAAGACACAACCAAAAGTTAAAGATCTCAATCCGGTTTGGAACGAGAACCTTGTTTTCAACATCCAAAATCCCGGGGATCTTACTGACAAAACGATTGATGTGTTTGTGTATAATGATAATAAACAAGGCCATCACAAGAACTTCCTTGGAAAAGTCAGAATTTCTGGCGTTTCTGTCCCTTTTTCTGAGTCTGAGGCTGTTGTCCAGCGCTACCCTCTTGATAAAAGAGGACTTTTTTCTAATATAAAAGGTGATATTGCATTGAGAATCTATGCAGTTCTTGGTGCTTATAGTGGTAATAGTAATAGCAATGGTCAGGTTTTTGAGCCTGAACCGGAAGTACTATTTCAGCAGCAGCAGCCGCCGCCGCAGCCGGTGAATGTTAATTTTCAAGAAAGCAAAGAAACCCCTCTTCAAGAAATCAATCCGAATAAGCCTGGTGAAGAATTTAAGGAGTTTAGTGAtgtcaagaagaagaaaaagaaggagaaggaAGTCAGGACTTTCTACTCGGTTGGTACTGGTGGCGGGGGCGGCGGCGGTGGtggtcctcctcctcctccagtAAAGCCGGCTGTGGTAGAACCCCGGGGTGACTTTGCTAAGGCTGGTGGACCTGCTGTAATGCATATGCAGGTTCCCGGGCAGACGCCTGATTTTGGGCTGGTGGAGACTAGGCCACCTGTGGCTGCAAGAATGGGCTATTGGGGTAGGGATAAGACAGCGAGTACTTATGATATGGTGGAACAAATGCAGTTTTTGTATGTTAATGTTGTCAAGGCTAAGGATCTTCCTGTGATGGATATAACTGGGAGTCTCGATCCATATGTTGAAGTGAAGGTTGGGAATTATAGAGGAGTTACTAGGCATTTGGAGAAGAACCAATATCCGGTTTGGAACAGGATTTTCGCTTTCTCTAAGGAAAGATTGCAGTCAAGTACGCTTGAAGTAATTGTGAAAGATAAGGATATTGTAAAGGATGATTTTGTTGGGAAAGTTGAGTTTGATATCATAGATGTGCCCGTTCGTGTTCCCCCGGATAGTCCTCTGGCTCCTCAGTGGTATAAATTGGCGGACAAGAAGGGGAATAAAACTACCCTGCCAGGGGAGATTATGCTTGCTGTTTGGATTGGGACTCAAGCTGATGAGGCGTTTCCTGAGGCTTGGCATTCTGACGCTCACAGTGTTAGCCAACAGATGCTGGCTAATACGCGTTCAAAGGTCTATTTCTCGCCAAGATTGTATTATCTACGTATTCATGTTATTGAGGCTCAGGATCTTGTTCCAGCTGAGAAAGGCAGGGCACCGGTTTCATCGGTGAGGATACAGGTTGGGCACCAGGCCAGGTCTACTAGGCCTGCACAACAGGGGACTTATAGCCCGGTGTGGAATGAGGAACTAATGTTTGTAGTTGCTGAGCCTTTTGATGAGAGCATAATTGTCAGTGTGGATGACAAGGGAGAATTGATTGGCAGGCTTTTGATTCCTGTTAGAGGACTTCCCCAAAGAAGGGAAGTCCCTAAGCTGCCTGATGCTCGATGGTACAACCTCCTCAAGCCTTCATTGGCTGAACGAGAAGAAGGTGAGAAGAAGAGAGAGATCAAATTCTCCAGCAAAATTCATCTTCGGATCTGTTTAGATGCAGGTTACCATGTCCTCGATGAATCCACACATTTTAGCAGTGATCTTCAGCCATCGTCTAAGCATTTGAGAAAGCCCAGCATTGGGATTCTTGAACTGGGCATTTTGAGCGCTAAAAATCTGCTGCCAATGAAGAGCAAGGACGGTGGAACAACTGATGCTTATTGTGTGGCCAAATATGGGAACAAGTGGGTTCGAACAAGGACGCTTCTTGATACTCTAGCTCCTCGTTGGAATGAGCAGTACACCTGGGAAGTACATGATCCGTGCACTGTTATCACCATTGGTGTCTTTGACAATAGCCATATCAATGGGAGCAGAGAGGATGCAAGAGATCAGAGAATTGGTAAGGTGAGGATTCGGCTTTCAACCTTAGAAGCCAATCGCATTTATACGCATTATTACCCATTGTTGGTTCTTCTGCCCTCCGGTTTGAAGAAGCACGGGGAACTCCATTTGGCTGTGCGGTTCACATGTACTGCTTGGGGGAACATGGTAACTCAATACGCAAAGCCCTTGCTTCCCAAGATGCATTATGTTCAGCCTATATCGGTTAGGCACATTGACTGGCTGCGCCACCAAGCAATGCAGATTGTGGCTCTAAGGCTATCCAGAGCAGAGCCACCCCTCAGGCGGGAGATAGTGGAATATATGTTGGATGTAGACCTTCACATGTTCAGCATGAGAAGAAGCAAAGCCAACTTTCATCGCATAATGTCACTTCTCTCAGGGATCTCAGCAGTTTGTCGATGGTTTGATGGTATCTGTCACTGGAGAAACCCATTGACAACCATTCTTGTTCACGTGTTGTTCTTGATATTAGTATGCTACCCAGAGTTGATCTTGCCCACAATTTTCCTCTATCTGTTTGTCATAGGCTTGTGGAATTATCGATTCAGGCCAAGACATCCACCTCACATGGATGCTCGGCTTTCTCGAGCAGAATTTACTCATCCAGATGAACTGGATGAGGAGTTTGATACTTTCCCTACTTCAAGGCCAACAGACGTTGTGAGGATGAGGTATGACCGCTTGCGGAGCGTTGCAGGCAGGGTGCAAAGTGTCATTGGGGATTTGGCAACGCAAGGGGAACGGGCTCTTTCCATATTAAGCTGGAGGGACCCGAGGGCTACGGCTATAGTCATCATACTTGCCTTGTTCTCTGCTGTGTTCCTTTATGTTACTCCATTCCAAGTTGTAGCAGTGCTCATTGGGCTCTTCTGGCTGCGCCATCCTCGGTTCAGGAGCAAATTACCCTCAGTACCTGTCAACTTCTTCAAGAGACTGCCTGCCAAATCAGACATGCTGCTTTGA
- the LOC113712815 gene encoding uncharacterized protein, which translates to MEDIEDLLAGGGGAGVPPGFRLPVAGAVGVNPKQKKEKITHTIPKASLSIPGTQTIYMKTFGCSHNQSDSEYMGGQLSAFGYVLSDDPDEADLWLINTCTVKSPSQSAMNTLITKCRSAKKPLVVAGCVPQGSRDLKELEGVSIVGVQQIDRVVEVVEETLKGHEVRLLTRRTLPALDLPKVRKNKFVEILPINVGCLGACTYCKTKHARGHLGSYTVESLVGRVRAVIADGVKEIWLSSEDTGAYGRDIGVNLPILLNAIVAVLPSDGSTMLRIGMTNPPYILEHLKEIAHVLCHPCVYSFLHVPVQSGSDSILTAMKREYTVSEFRTVVDTLIELVPGMQIATDIICGFPGETDEDFARTVDLIREYKFAQVHISQFYPRPGTPAARMKKVPSTVVKKRSRELTTVFESFVPYVGMEGKVERIWITEFATDGVHLVGHTKGYIQVLVIGPETMLGLSAMAKITSVGRWSVFGEVIEVLNQANAVERSVDQFSHCSSLDSSCSKEQCACEMTSCCGQVQEVEKKVSTPKYEAKLNLVGWVLRKRKSNSRIMEKGSAMEFEGNQNKAQNCLLEWSTVDKGLLGGVLVSLLTILALSLYLGTRSF; encoded by the exons atggaagatatagaGGATTTATTAGCTGGAGGTGGTGGCGCTGGAGTGCCACCTGGGTTCCGGTTGCCGGTGGCGGGGGCCGTCGGTGTCAATCCCAAacagaagaaggaaaagattACTCACACCATTCCCAAAGCGTCCCTCAGTATCCCAGGAACCCAG ACAATCTATATGAAGACTTTTGGGTGTTCACATAATCAG AGTGACAGCGAATATATGGGAGGTCAACTTTCAGCTTTTGGTTATGTTTTATCTGATGATCCTGATGAGGCTGATCTCTGGCTTATTAATAC CTGCACAGTTAAGTCCCCTAGTCAGTCTGCCATGAACACCCTCATTACAAAGTGTAGAAGTGCCAAGAAGCCTTTAGTAGTCGCAGGATGTGTACCTCAAGGAAGTCGGGATCTGAAAGAGCTGGAAGGTGTTAGTATAGTTGGAGTCCAGCAAATTGATCGAGTGGTAGAAGTTGTGGAAGAAACATTAAAAGGTCATGAGGTGCGGCTGCTGACCCGCAGGACATTACCGGCACTTGACCTCCCAAAG GTTAGGAAGAACAAGTTCGTGGAGATTCTTCCTATTAATGTTGGCTGTTTAGGTGCTTGCACCTATTGCAAGACGAAGCATGCTCGCGGTCACTTAGGAAGCTATACAGTTGAAAGCCTT GTGGGTCGTGTCAGAGCTGTAATAGCTGATGGAGTGAAGGAGATCTGGTTGAGTAGTGAGGACACTGGAGCATATG GTCGTGATATTGGAGTTAATCTTCCAATTCTTTTAAATGCTATAGTCGCAGTTCTTCCTTCAGATGGAAGCACAATGCTTCGAATTGGGATGACAAATCCTCCATATATCCTTGAGCACTTGAAGGAAATAGCTCATGTATTGTGTCATCCATGTGTATATTCCTTTCTACATGTACCAGTTCAATCTGGAAGTGATTCAATTTTGACA GCAATGAAGCGGGAATATACTGTCAGTGAGTTCAGAACGGTGGTAGACACATTGATTGAATTGGTCCCCGGAATGCAGATTGCCACCGATATTATTTGTGGATTTCCTG GTGAAACTGATGAAGACTTTGCTCGAACTGTTGACCTCATCAGAGAGTATAAATTTGCTCAAGTGCATATATCGCAATTTTATCCTCGCCCTG GGACGCCGGCAGCAAGGATGAAAAAAGTTCCGAGTACAGTGGTGAAGAAACGAAGTCGTGAATTGACTACTGTGTTTGAGTCGTTTGTGCCATACGTTGGAATGGAGGGCAAAGTAGAAAGGATTTGGATTACTGAATTTGCAACAGATGGCGTTCACTTG GTGGGACACACTAAGGGATACATTCAAGTTCTTGTGATCGGTCCAGAGACCATGTTGGGGTTGTCAGCAATGGCCAAGATAACATCTGTTGGTAGGTGGTCAGTTTTTGGGGAAGTGATTGAGGTTCTTAACCAAGCAAATGCAGTAGAGAGAAGTGTTGACCAATTCTCGCATTGCTCCAGTCTGGATTCTTCTTGTTCAAAGGAACAGTGTGCTTGTGAAATGACTAGTTGCTGTGGACAAGTTCAGGAGGTCGAAAAGAAAGTTTCAACCCCAAAGTATGAAGCAAAGTTAAACCTTGTTGGTTGGGTATTGAGGAAGCGGAAAAGTAACTCTCGCATCATGGAGAAGGGCAGTGCGATGGAATTTGAAGGAAACCAGAACAAGGCCCAAAATTGCCTGCTTGAGTGGAGCACTGTTGATAAAGGTCTTTTAGGTGGCGTGCTTGTGAGCTTATTGACAATTTTGGCGCTCTCCTTGTACCTGGGGACTAGAAGTTTTTAA